From the genome of Halobellus litoreus, one region includes:
- a CDS encoding MBL fold metallo-hydrolase encodes MEIHTVTEGATDFTCNAYLLAGDDPVLVDASTMPGVDDVIASHVDDLDAVYLTHQHRDHVGELDAVLDRFDADLYAYGDHSRRTGTLEDGETVDLCGESYEVVYTPGHADDHVSLVGEERVFSGDVVVYNDGAFDDGSFGRTDMPGQSRERLIESLQTLLDRLPETVSALYAGHGDVYRAAPDGGDDSVREVIARALERAERREPKYPEE; translated from the coding sequence ATGGAGATCCACACGGTCACCGAGGGAGCGACTGACTTCACCTGCAACGCCTATCTGCTCGCCGGCGATGATCCCGTCCTCGTCGACGCCAGCACGATGCCTGGCGTCGACGACGTCATCGCGTCGCACGTCGACGACCTCGACGCGGTCTATCTCACCCACCAGCACCGCGATCACGTCGGCGAACTCGACGCCGTGCTCGACCGCTTCGACGCCGATCTGTACGCGTACGGCGACCATTCGCGGCGGACGGGAACGCTGGAAGACGGTGAGACGGTCGACCTGTGCGGGGAGTCCTACGAGGTGGTGTACACGCCCGGCCACGCCGACGATCACGTCTCGCTCGTCGGTGAGGAGCGGGTCTTCAGCGGCGACGTCGTCGTCTACAACGACGGCGCGTTCGACGACGGAAGCTTCGGGCGGACCGATATGCCGGGGCAGTCCCGCGAGCGGCTCATCGAGAGCCTCCAGACGCTGCTCGATCGGCTCCCGGAGACGGTCTCGGCGCTGTACGCCGGTCACGGCGACGTCTATCGCGCGGCTCCCGACGGCGGCGACGACTCCGTTCGCGAGGTGATAGCGCGGGCGCTCGAACGGGCCGAGCGAAGAGAACCGAAGTATCCCGAGGAGTAG
- a CDS encoding 50S ribosomal protein L40e — MAKNEAAVKRMLEKQICMRCNARNPQRADACRKCGYKNLRPKSKERRAA; from the coding sequence ATGGCTAAGAACGAAGCTGCGGTGAAACGGATGCTGGAGAAGCAGATCTGTATGCGCTGTAACGCCCGCAACCCCCAGCGCGCCGACGCCTGCCGCAAGTGCGGGTACAAGAACCTTCGACCCAAGTCGAAGGAACGCCGCGCGGCCTAG
- the trxA gene encoding thioredoxin, translated as MATHTMTVRVLDFYADWCGPCKKQDPILEELEADYGDVEFQKIDVDEEQDVANQYQVRSLPTIVIEREGEIVDRFVGFTQREDIEAALKGAVQPAGA; from the coding sequence GTGGCGACGCACACGATGACCGTCCGAGTACTCGATTTCTACGCCGACTGGTGCGGCCCGTGCAAGAAGCAGGACCCGATCTTGGAGGAACTCGAAGCCGACTACGGCGACGTCGAGTTCCAGAAGATCGACGTCGACGAGGAACAGGACGTGGCGAACCAGTATCAGGTGCGCTCGCTCCCGACGATCGTGATCGAACGGGAGGGCGAGATCGTCGATCGCTTCGTCGGCTTCACCCAGCGCGAGGACATCGAGGCCGCGCTGAAAGGGGCCGTCCAGCCGGCCGGAGCCTGA
- a CDS encoding preprotein translocase subunit Sec61beta encodes MSSGQNSGGLMSSAGLVRYFDAEDRNAIRIDPKTIFAFGLLFGVGVLVLNAVAI; translated from the coding sequence ATGAGCAGTGGTCAGAACAGCGGCGGCCTGATGTCGAGCGCGGGGCTCGTCCGCTACTTCGACGCCGAGGACCGAAACGCGATCCGCATCGATCCGAAGACCATCTTCGCGTTCGGACTCCTCTTCGGCGTCGGCGTCCTCGTGCTGAACGCCGTCGCGATCTGA
- the pdxT gene encoding pyridoxal 5'-phosphate synthase glutaminase subunit PdxT, producing MLRAGVVAVQGDVTEHAAAIRRAGAAHGEDVEVVEIRQSGRVPDCDVLLLPGGESTAISRLLAREGIDREIREHVAAGKPVLATCAGLIVASRDANDERVETLDLLDVTVDRNAFGRQVDSFEAPLDVAGFDEPFPAVFIRAPAIDEVGDGVEVLAEWDGRPVAVRDGPVVGTAFHPELTDDSRIHDLAFFEDVAVEA from the coding sequence ATGTTACGAGCGGGCGTCGTCGCCGTCCAGGGCGACGTCACAGAGCACGCCGCGGCCATCCGTCGCGCGGGCGCGGCGCACGGCGAAGACGTCGAAGTCGTCGAGATCAGGCAGTCGGGGCGCGTGCCCGACTGCGACGTCCTGCTGCTCCCGGGCGGGGAGTCGACCGCCATCTCCCGGCTCCTGGCCCGCGAGGGCATCGACAGGGAGATTCGCGAGCACGTCGCCGCCGGGAAGCCGGTGCTGGCGACCTGTGCGGGGCTCATCGTCGCCTCTCGGGACGCCAACGACGAGCGGGTCGAGACGCTCGACCTGCTCGACGTGACCGTCGACCGCAACGCCTTCGGGCGGCAGGTCGACAGCTTCGAGGCGCCGCTCGACGTCGCCGGCTTCGACGAGCCGTTTCCGGCCGTCTTCATCCGCGCGCCCGCCATCGACGAGGTCGGCGACGGCGTCGAAGTCCTCGCGGAGTGGGACGGCCGGCCGGTCGCCGTCCGCGATGGCCCGGTCGTCGGCACCGCGTTCCACCCGGAGCTGACAGACGACAGCCGGATCCACGACCTCGCGTTCTTCGAAGACGTCGCCGTCGAGGCGTAG
- a CDS encoding M20 family metallopeptidase, producing MSANRSEVRALTRRLVSIPSHGDETAAGDAVESWLCAETDADVTRDRHGNVVARRGEGPSLALVGHHDVVDPDESQVVDPGGNGAANEDGPEGKGVPDGDDEDDSGGVAPEYLVEERDGRLYGRGTADMKGSLAAAMLAFRDADPAGELVFASFVGEEQGGVGARAAIDDGFAPDYAVVGEGSTNYAGDDQTDVVVAHHGRRGSTLTAHGTAAHASEPEAGENAVYRACDAVDVVRDLDAPAATVLGERVAGSLVVTEIDGGTAWNVVPERCTVTVDERTVPGERAPLERVEDVDGVTWTVDQDLPPMACDDERFADAALDAADASQPATPELVTKPHATDAGWLAAAGTTCVVCGAAEPGEAHTADESVSIDVLERCYEIYRTLATTFRP from the coding sequence GTGAGCGCGAACCGGAGCGAAGTGAGAGCACTGACGCGCCGCCTCGTCTCGATTCCGAGCCACGGGGACGAGACGGCCGCCGGCGACGCCGTCGAGTCGTGGCTCTGCGCGGAGACCGACGCCGACGTGACCCGCGACCGACACGGGAACGTCGTCGCGCGTCGTGGTGAGGGGCCGTCGCTGGCGCTCGTCGGCCATCACGACGTGGTCGACCCCGACGAGTCCCAGGTCGTCGATCCCGGCGGAAACGGGGCCGCGAACGAGGACGGACCCGAGGGGAAGGGCGTCCCCGACGGCGACGACGAGGACGACTCCGGCGGCGTCGCCCCCGAGTACCTCGTCGAGGAGCGCGACGGACGGCTCTACGGCCGGGGGACGGCCGATATGAAGGGATCGCTGGCGGCCGCGATGCTCGCCTTCCGCGACGCCGACCCCGCGGGCGAACTCGTCTTCGCGTCGTTCGTCGGCGAGGAACAGGGCGGCGTGGGCGCCCGCGCGGCCATCGACGACGGGTTCGCGCCGGACTACGCCGTCGTCGGCGAGGGGTCGACGAACTACGCGGGCGACGACCAGACGGACGTCGTCGTCGCCCACCACGGGCGGCGCGGATCGACGCTCACCGCGCACGGGACCGCGGCCCACGCGAGCGAACCCGAGGCGGGAGAGAACGCGGTGTATCGCGCCTGCGACGCGGTCGACGTCGTCCGGGACCTCGACGCCCCCGCGGCGACGGTGCTCGGGGAGCGAGTGGCGGGGAGCCTCGTCGTCACCGAGATCGACGGCGGAACGGCCTGGAACGTCGTCCCCGAGCGCTGCACCGTGACGGTCGACGAGCGCACGGTGCCCGGCGAGCGCGCGCCCCTCGAACGCGTCGAGGACGTCGACGGCGTGACGTGGACGGTCGACCAGGACCTCCCGCCGATGGCGTGCGACGACGAGCGGTTCGCCGACGCCGCGCTCGACGCGGCAGACGCGTCGCAACCGGCGACGCCCGAACTCGTGACGAAGCCGCACGCGACCGACGCGGGCTGGCTCGCCGCGGCGGGAACGACCTGCGTCGTCTGCGGGGCCGCCGAGCCGGGAGAGGCCCACACCGCGGACGAGAGCGTCTCGATCGACGTGTTGGAGCGCTGTTACGAGATCTATCGGACGCTCGCGACGACGTTCCGCCCGTAG
- a CDS encoding DUF4231 domain-containing protein has translation MNDGEISEAASELVSESRRVFSYQQSALGETRTVIDHQIDIAEDADNESLRIMRLNFIVIGAFVPIFVSTPELLAPALPWAVIALLFSTMSVFASAYIYRGLTLYGGFGDSPDLTVDALIEEFGTTEDGGPDVSQAAFQNRLLEDHQAGILHNNVEIKHRSEIHQQTTLLLLFAIVLLVLGILQSITSLPAAYRYLIYLGSVPPVVFGVHRSVRAASFICRLERRGEDEERLDFDYSFAREYPYISMMCSCLLSVYDPMDEE, from the coding sequence GTGAACGACGGCGAGATCTCGGAGGCCGCGTCCGAGCTCGTCTCCGAGAGCCGCCGCGTGTTCAGTTATCAGCAGAGCGCACTCGGCGAGACGCGGACAGTCATCGACCACCAGATCGACATCGCGGAGGACGCCGACAACGAGTCGCTCCGCATCATGCGTCTCAACTTCATCGTCATCGGCGCGTTCGTTCCGATCTTCGTCTCGACGCCGGAGTTGCTGGCCCCGGCGCTGCCGTGGGCCGTCATCGCGCTGTTGTTCTCGACGATGTCCGTGTTCGCCTCCGCGTACATCTACCGCGGACTGACGCTGTACGGCGGCTTCGGGGACTCACCGGACCTGACGGTCGACGCGCTGATCGAGGAGTTCGGCACCACCGAAGACGGCGGCCCCGACGTCTCGCAGGCGGCGTTCCAGAACCGATTGCTCGAGGACCACCAGGCCGGAATCCTGCACAACAACGTCGAGATCAAGCACCGGAGCGAGATCCACCAGCAAACGACGCTGCTCCTGTTGTTCGCCATCGTGCTCCTGGTCCTCGGCATCCTGCAGAGCATCACGAGTCTCCCGGCGGCGTACCGGTACCTCATCTACCTCGGCTCCGTCCCGCCGGTCGTCTTCGGGGTGCACCGCTCCGTCCGGGCGGCCAGTTTCATCTGCCGGCTCGAACGGCGGGGGGAGGACGAGGAACGGCTCGACTTCGACTACTCGTTCGCCCGCGAGTACCCGTACATCTCGATGATGTGCTCCTGTCTGTTGTCCGTCTACGATCCGATGGACGAGGAGTGA
- a CDS encoding SAM-dependent methyltransferase, protein MTTRLYVVGLGMVGCNQLTDEVTVALDRSDRIYLLHPHDIVAEALSDRFGTVVRLGSEYEEGQPRSAAYDRIVDRVVDAAVDADSPVALATYGHPTVGVTPTNDIVQRAEGAGVDVDVRPGISSLDAMYVDLGLNPFETGLQMFEVNDLLLRELSLNPSVPAFLFQVGTVGSRLYTARPNAPERFTRLRRYLERFYPSDHEVSLVRAATLPFESGAIESFELSAFESMADAVHPSHTLYVPPARSDGPVNEGYLESLHSRDRLDEITTDRDE, encoded by the coding sequence ATCACCACTCGCCTCTACGTCGTCGGACTCGGAATGGTCGGTTGCAATCAACTAACCGACGAGGTCACCGTCGCGCTCGACCGCTCGGACCGGATCTACCTGCTTCACCCACACGACATCGTGGCCGAAGCGCTCTCGGACCGGTTCGGAACCGTGGTACGGCTGGGTTCGGAGTACGAGGAGGGTCAGCCGCGGTCGGCGGCCTACGACCGCATCGTCGACCGGGTGGTCGACGCCGCGGTCGACGCCGACTCGCCGGTCGCGCTGGCCACGTACGGACATCCGACCGTCGGCGTGACGCCGACGAACGACATCGTCCAGCGAGCGGAGGGAGCCGGCGTCGACGTCGACGTGCGTCCCGGGATCTCGTCGCTGGACGCGATGTACGTCGATCTGGGGCTGAACCCGTTCGAGACCGGACTGCAGATGTTCGAGGTGAACGATCTGTTGCTCCGGGAACTGTCGCTGAACCCGTCGGTTCCGGCGTTCCTCTTCCAGGTCGGCACCGTCGGCTCCCGCCTCTACACCGCGCGGCCGAACGCCCCCGAGCGGTTCACCCGGCTGCGGCGCTATCTGGAGCGGTTCTATCCGTCGGACCACGAGGTGTCGCTGGTCCGTGCGGCGACGCTCCCCTTCGAGTCGGGAGCGATCGAGTCCTTCGAGCTGTCGGCGTTCGAATCGATGGCCGACGCGGTCCATCCGAGCCACACCCTCTACGTTCCCCCCGCCCGTTCGGACGGGCCCGTGAACGAAGGGTATCTCGAATCACTCCACTCGCGGGACCGGCTCGACGAGATCACGACCGATCGCGACGAGTAA
- a CDS encoding DUF7282 domain-containing protein, with the protein MSRTRYLLALIVVLSSLTGGATSVAGDRVEPAGEATGADATDTVAALGDGRPFPDVQDASASISEDDLTVTRGDEVTIAVSHSDAATLTIGGDDYGFNVTVELGGSGTSEVVLDTRRTTASNAGAFVDGGSATLHSKPLDEPMKPARYPLSVDIDGVERDVTILDVQPREEMSGEAYRAPSSFEPTEYLGDGDDGDADVGPLRDVLTAGPNVTRRDYAVARFEESGLETALNPDNLTGSAAANGLEISVEQEAPHANDYALEYVATESPRVTVLPNFAEDEIYVLWDTTGVELASRPDRNRYHAKIILTAESGFVDEETTLATTEFDLREASVSLSPVNDSVHHPWDADTLAVEGRTNRAPNTPLEVRLRGFEENSFLELGDATVDSNGTFESSIDLTSVPLGTNATLWVYNHSDQTSQQIRLVAPDPQVELANQTANGTTVTVERVEIPAGGFVHLENAEGEPIGRSDYLEPGRYTDVSAELATPLFETQRVRVELRKAGEEQSYAPDAEAYLYRQNDTVVNDTAVVDFAEAPTETSSPTATETPTPTATPYPVVTRTALPPSGASQSSLPLSPAIAVVAVLGAGALLARRR; encoded by the coding sequence ATGTCCCGCACACGGTATCTCCTCGCCCTCATCGTCGTTCTCTCGTCTCTTACCGGCGGCGCGACGTCGGTCGCGGGAGACCGCGTCGAGCCAGCCGGCGAAGCGACGGGTGCGGACGCTACCGACACGGTCGCTGCGCTCGGGGACGGTCGGCCGTTCCCGGACGTCCAGGACGCGTCCGCGTCCATCAGCGAAGACGACCTCACCGTCACCCGGGGCGACGAAGTCACGATCGCGGTCTCGCATTCGGACGCGGCGACGCTGACGATCGGCGGCGATGACTACGGCTTCAACGTGACCGTCGAACTCGGTGGCAGCGGCACGAGCGAAGTCGTGCTCGACACCCGCAGAACAACGGCGTCGAACGCGGGTGCGTTCGTCGACGGCGGCTCGGCGACGCTCCACTCCAAGCCGCTCGACGAACCGATGAAACCGGCTCGGTATCCGCTCAGCGTGGACATCGACGGCGTCGAGCGGGACGTGACGATACTCGACGTCCAACCGCGCGAGGAGATGAGCGGTGAGGCCTACCGCGCGCCCAGCTCGTTCGAGCCCACTGAATACCTCGGCGACGGCGACGACGGGGACGCCGACGTCGGCCCGCTGCGCGACGTACTGACCGCGGGGCCGAACGTGACGCGCCGCGATTACGCCGTCGCCCGGTTCGAGGAGAGCGGGCTCGAGACCGCGCTGAACCCGGACAACCTCACGGGAAGCGCCGCGGCGAACGGACTCGAGATCAGCGTCGAACAGGAAGCGCCGCACGCGAACGACTACGCCCTGGAGTACGTCGCGACCGAGAGTCCCAGAGTGACCGTCTTACCGAACTTCGCCGAGGACGAAATCTACGTCCTCTGGGACACGACCGGCGTCGAACTCGCCTCCCGGCCGGACCGCAACCGATACCACGCGAAGATCATCCTGACGGCCGAGAGCGGCTTCGTCGACGAGGAGACGACGCTCGCGACGACCGAGTTCGACCTCCGAGAGGCATCAGTGTCGCTGTCGCCGGTCAACGACTCCGTCCACCACCCGTGGGACGCCGACACGCTCGCCGTGGAGGGGCGGACGAACCGGGCACCCAACACCCCGCTCGAAGTTCGCCTTCGCGGGTTCGAAGAGAACTCGTTCCTCGAATTGGGCGACGCGACGGTCGATTCGAACGGGACCTTCGAATCGTCGATCGACCTGACTTCCGTCCCCCTCGGCACGAACGCGACGCTGTGGGTCTACAACCACTCCGACCAGACGTCCCAACAGATCCGGCTCGTCGCACCGGACCCGCAAGTGGAACTCGCGAACCAGACGGCGAACGGGACGACGGTCACCGTCGAGCGCGTCGAGATTCCGGCGGGCGGGTTCGTCCACCTCGAGAACGCGGAGGGCGAGCCTATCGGACGCAGCGACTACCTCGAACCGGGGCGGTACACCGATGTCTCCGCGGAATTAGCCACGCCGCTTTTCGAAACCCAACGGGTCCGCGTCGAGCTCCGCAAAGCCGGCGAAGAGCAGTCCTACGCCCCCGACGCCGAGGCCTATCTGTACCGACAGAACGACACCGTCGTCAACGACACCGCAGTCGTCGACTTCGCGGAGGCACCGACGGAGACGAGCAGTCCGACGGCGACCGAGACCCCGACCCCGACGGCGACGCCGTACCCGGTCGTCACCCGGACCGCACTGCCGCCGAGCGGCGCGTCCCAGTCGAGCCTCCCGCTGTCGCCCGCGATCGCCGTCGTCGCCGTGCTCGGGGCGGGAGCCCTGCTCGCCCGTCGGCGGTGA
- a CDS encoding TetR/AcrR family transcriptional regulator, with amino-acid sequence MNDDIFDDPEGSREEILAATYQALHEYGYSDLTIQRIGDQFDKSTSLLYYHYENKDELVLETLEFLLDSFEAQFTANDITEPREHLETFVEQMRSSSEEQRHLETLLELRARAIHDERYRRHFNRSDRIFENYLSDVIAAGVESGEFRDVDPDAVAAALVMFFNGIVLRRSTNDDEEKTSRATAEITAYLEHRLFPDAASEPAPG; translated from the coding sequence GTGAACGACGATATCTTCGACGATCCGGAGGGGTCACGCGAGGAGATCCTCGCAGCCACGTACCAGGCGCTCCACGAGTACGGCTACTCGGACCTCACGATCCAGCGGATCGGTGACCAGTTCGACAAGAGCACGAGCCTGCTGTACTACCACTACGAGAACAAGGACGAACTCGTGCTCGAGACGCTGGAATTTCTGCTGGATAGCTTCGAGGCGCAGTTCACGGCGAACGACATCACGGAACCGAGAGAGCACCTCGAAACGTTTGTCGAGCAGATGCGTAGCTCCTCGGAGGAACAGCGGCACCTCGAAACGCTGCTCGAACTGCGGGCGCGTGCGATCCACGACGAGCGGTATCGCCGACACTTCAACCGCAGTGATCGAATCTTCGAGAACTATCTGTCGGACGTGATCGCGGCGGGCGTCGAGTCCGGCGAATTCCGGGACGTCGATCCCGACGCGGTCGCCGCGGCGCTCGTGATGTTCTTCAACGGTATCGTTCTCCGCCGGTCGACGAACGACGACGAGGAGAAGACGTCACGGGCGACGGCGGAGATCACGGCGTATCTCGAACACAGACTGTTCCCCGACGCTGCGTCGGAGCCTGCCCCCGGCTAG
- a CDS encoding COG1361 S-layer family protein: MKYGRRALIGGIVLLLIVGSTGAPMIVGAQESSGVTSGEPDLEVYLPDNELFPGTETTVAFQIANEGEVDYGSAVEQVTTARGVSLEIEDSGPFEVKTGETPIGPIQDGRVGEATQRIVVPEDVEPGSYDIDVRVRYDYTNRVTSSGTQRLSASDRQTITIEVPEEPEFDVSNVETDVGPGASGDATLEIENIGTETAYGTEATITGSGGVVIDGDAAEEVLGDLEPGESVNVTVKAAIDEAIGDDGAKPLDVAFTYDDENGIEQDGESVTASLAPAAEQTFAVSGVQSSLRVGETNTLSGTITNTGPNVADNAVVTFEDPGPTVTPIETEVAVGSLDPGESAEFEFDVEITTSSTAGPRQFELGVTYWDQENTAQQSDALPTRADVGPQSPEFDVEPVNGTFGAGSGGEFRVTITNTREYAVSDVSAKIYTDSPLSTSDDEAFVDSLEPGESKEVVFQLSAGSDATAKVYPVKMDFQYDDEDGDTIISDTYQVPVDVTASTDGGGLPVLPIAVGLVVLAAGGFLYYRRQG; the protein is encoded by the coding sequence ATGAAGTACGGCCGACGGGCCCTGATCGGCGGGATCGTGCTGTTGCTGATCGTGGGGTCGACCGGCGCACCGATGATCGTCGGCGCGCAAGAGAGCAGCGGCGTGACGAGCGGAGAACCCGATCTCGAGGTGTATCTCCCGGACAACGAACTGTTCCCCGGGACCGAGACGACCGTCGCCTTCCAGATCGCGAACGAGGGTGAGGTAGACTACGGATCGGCGGTCGAACAGGTCACGACGGCCCGCGGCGTGAGCCTCGAAATCGAGGACAGCGGCCCCTTCGAGGTGAAGACGGGCGAGACGCCGATCGGCCCGATCCAGGACGGCCGGGTCGGTGAGGCCACACAGCGAATCGTCGTTCCGGAGGACGTCGAGCCGGGCTCGTACGACATCGACGTGCGGGTTCGATACGACTACACGAACCGCGTGACGTCGAGCGGCACCCAGCGGCTCTCCGCCAGCGACAGACAGACGATCACGATCGAGGTCCCCGAAGAGCCCGAGTTCGACGTCTCGAACGTCGAGACGGACGTCGGACCGGGAGCGAGCGGTGACGCGACGCTCGAAATCGAGAACATCGGAACGGAGACGGCCTACGGCACGGAGGCGACGATCACCGGCAGCGGCGGCGTCGTCATCGACGGGGATGCCGCCGAGGAAGTGCTCGGCGACCTCGAACCGGGCGAGTCGGTGAACGTGACGGTGAAGGCCGCGATCGACGAAGCGATCGGCGACGACGGCGCGAAGCCGCTGGACGTGGCGTTCACCTACGACGACGAGAACGGCATCGAACAGGACGGCGAGTCGGTGACCGCGAGCCTCGCGCCCGCGGCCGAACAGACGTTCGCCGTCTCCGGCGTGCAGAGTTCGCTCAGAGTCGGCGAGACCAACACGCTCTCGGGAACGATCACGAACACCGGACCGAACGTCGCCGACAACGCCGTCGTGACCTTCGAGGATCCGGGGCCGACCGTCACGCCCATCGAGACCGAGGTCGCCGTCGGCTCTCTGGACCCCGGCGAGTCCGCCGAGTTCGAGTTCGACGTGGAGATAACGACCAGTTCCACCGCGGGCCCGCGTCAGTTCGAACTCGGCGTCACGTACTGGGACCAGGAGAACACGGCGCAGCAATCCGACGCGCTCCCCACCCGCGCCGACGTCGGGCCGCAGTCGCCGGAGTTCGACGTCGAACCCGTCAACGGCACGTTCGGCGCGGGCTCCGGCGGGGAGTTCAGAGTCACTATCACGAACACGCGCGAGTACGCCGTCTCGGACGTGTCCGCGAAGATCTACACCGACTCGCCGCTGTCGACCTCCGACGACGAGGCGTTCGTCGACAGCCTCGAACCCGGCGAGTCCAAAGAGGTCGTCTTCCAGCTCAGCGCCGGCAGCGACGCGACCGCGAAGGTGTATCCGGTGAAGATGGACTTCCAGTACGACGACGAAGACGGTGACACGATCATCTCCGACACGTATCAGGTCCCCGTCGACGTCACGGCGTCAACCGACGGGGGCGGGCTTCCGGTCCTCCCGATCGCCGTCGGACTGGTGGTCCTCGCCGCCGGCGGCTTCCTCTACTACCGTCGCCAGGGCTGA